One stretch of Sebastes umbrosus isolate fSebUmb1 chromosome 5, fSebUmb1.pri, whole genome shotgun sequence DNA includes these proteins:
- the lim2.2 gene encoding lens intrinsic membrane protein 2.2, which produces MLYTLAGGGTLCGVAALVLLIVSTATDFWMQYRYSGSSANQGLWRFCINHKCHAHTITVAFWDATRAFMLLAVLSCFAGVVLGLTAFTNGTKNRRVRTGGIALVLSGFLALLALAIYTGVTVTFFGKRFLDWRFSWSYIIGWVAIILAFAAGAFQLCAYQRTTAEPAPSNEPDG; this is translated from the exons ATGCTGTATACTTTAGCGGGAGGGGGCACTCTCTGCGGTGTCGCTGCCCTTGTGCTCCTCATTGTTTCTACGGCAACAGACTTCTGGATGCAGTATCGATACTCGGGTAGCTCAGCCAATCAGGGGCTTTGGAGGTTCTGCATTAACCACAAATGTCATGCCCACACCATAACTGTAG CCTTCTGGGATGCCACGCGGGCCTTTATGTTGCTGGCGGTGTTGAGCTGCTTCGCTGGCGTGGTGCTCGGCCTGACTGCTTTCACTAACGGCACCAAGAACAGGAGGGTCCGTACAGGCGGCATCGCCTTGGTCCTgtcag GTTTCCTTGCTCTGCTGGCTTTGGCAATTTACACCGGAGTGACTGTCACTTTCTTTGGCAAACGCTTCCTGGACTGGCGCTTTTCCTGGTCCTACATCATCGGCTGGGTGGCCATCATTTTGGCTTTTGCAGCAG GAGCGTTTCAGCTGTGTGCTTACCAGCGGACCACTGCAGAACCTGCTCCCTCAAACGAACCGGACGGCTGA
- the si:zfos-943e10.1 gene encoding GRAM domain-containing protein 2B isoform X1, translating into MLENKRDRLKTFLRKIDEKAIVRIKHFMKESSYPVESSGGGLPAKVKKSRSSSSNGSVKKVETRKALSLEAAQLEIQKQHKTITRQVSIRSQTFDVDSRGFERTEGSGTQSSFTKHNKTFHMLFPDIPKSEDLIHAYICALQKEVPYHGRLYITDTNACFYSSVLLKDTKVVIPVYCIHIVKKQNTALLVPNALSIRTTEGDKYLFVSLRNRESCYQLLRSVSPQIEDGSTNSSPVFSSTENSFDKSKLVNSSQSSLDDSFDQFDGSESQSLQDQPLHRPHREAVPNGNGPTFRSLHMQQSDSSSSEELSVSGAGGSWVWSVTEKAKSLLVQREASTLNTLLFVYLILVVLLLLSSGYIGLRIVALEEQLTSLGALPEFTLQSGYQDT; encoded by the exons CAGCTACCCAGTAGAGAGCAGTGGTGGCGGGCTGCCAGCCAAAGTGAAGAAAAGCAGGAGCAGCTCAAGCAATGGCAGCGTCAAGAAGGTGGAGACCAGGAAAGCCTTGAGCCTGGAGGCGGCCCAGCTGGAGATCCAGAAACAGCACAAAACCATCACCAGACAAGTATCCATCAG GTCGCAGACATTCGACGTTGACAGCAGAGGCTTTGAGAGGACGGAGGGCTCCGGCACACAAAGT agTTTCACAAAGCACAACAAGACATTCCACATGTTGTTTCCAGACATTCCTAAGAGTGAAGACTTGATACACG cATACATCTGTGCCCTGCAGAAGGAAGTGCCCTATCATGGTCGACTGTACATCACTGACACCAATGCCTGTTTCTACTCCTCAGTTCTGCTCAAGGACACTAAG GTAGTTATTCCAGTTTACTGCATCCACATAGTGAAGAAGCAGAACACAGCTTTACTGGTACCCAACGCCTTGTCGATTCGCACCACAGAAGGAGACAAG TACCTGTTTGTGTCGCTGCGGAACAGAGAATCATGTTATCAGCTGCTGCGTTCAGTATCTCCTCAGATAGAG GATGGCAGCACAAATAGTAGCCCCGTCTTCTCCTCGACTGAGAACAGCTTCGATAAGAGCAAACTCGTG AACTCCAGCCAGTCAAGTCTGGACGACAGCTTCGACCAATTCGATGGCTCCGAGTCACAATCTTTACAGGACCAGCCTCTGCACAGACCGCACAGAG AGGCAGTGCCTAACGGGAATGGCCCGACTTTTAGGAGCCTACACATGCAGCAGAGCGATAGCTCGTCCTCAGAGGAGCTGTCAGTATCAG GTGCAGGTGGATCGTGGGTTTGGAGCGTGACAGAAAAGGCCAAGTCCCTGCTGGTTCAGAGAGAGGCCAGCACCCTCAACACTCTACTCTTTGTTTACTTGATTTT ggttgtgctgctgctgctgtcttccGGCTACATTGGGTTACGTATCGTGGCCCTGGAGGAACAGCTGACATCCCTAGGGGCGCTGCCTGAGTTCACTTTACAGAGCGG GTACCAAGACACATAA
- the si:zfos-943e10.1 gene encoding GRAM domain-containing protein 2B isoform X2: protein MLENKRDRLKTFLRKIDEKAIVRIKHFMKESYPVESSGGGLPAKVKKSRSSSSNGSVKKVETRKALSLEAAQLEIQKQHKTITRQVSIRSQTFDVDSRGFERTEGSGTQSSFTKHNKTFHMLFPDIPKSEDLIHAYICALQKEVPYHGRLYITDTNACFYSSVLLKDTKVVIPVYCIHIVKKQNTALLVPNALSIRTTEGDKYLFVSLRNRESCYQLLRSVSPQIEDGSTNSSPVFSSTENSFDKSKLVNSSQSSLDDSFDQFDGSESQSLQDQPLHRPHREAVPNGNGPTFRSLHMQQSDSSSSEELSVSGAGGSWVWSVTEKAKSLLVQREASTLNTLLFVYLILVVLLLLSSGYIGLRIVALEEQLTSLGALPEFTLQSGYQDT, encoded by the exons CTACCCAGTAGAGAGCAGTGGTGGCGGGCTGCCAGCCAAAGTGAAGAAAAGCAGGAGCAGCTCAAGCAATGGCAGCGTCAAGAAGGTGGAGACCAGGAAAGCCTTGAGCCTGGAGGCGGCCCAGCTGGAGATCCAGAAACAGCACAAAACCATCACCAGACAAGTATCCATCAG GTCGCAGACATTCGACGTTGACAGCAGAGGCTTTGAGAGGACGGAGGGCTCCGGCACACAAAGT agTTTCACAAAGCACAACAAGACATTCCACATGTTGTTTCCAGACATTCCTAAGAGTGAAGACTTGATACACG cATACATCTGTGCCCTGCAGAAGGAAGTGCCCTATCATGGTCGACTGTACATCACTGACACCAATGCCTGTTTCTACTCCTCAGTTCTGCTCAAGGACACTAAG GTAGTTATTCCAGTTTACTGCATCCACATAGTGAAGAAGCAGAACACAGCTTTACTGGTACCCAACGCCTTGTCGATTCGCACCACAGAAGGAGACAAG TACCTGTTTGTGTCGCTGCGGAACAGAGAATCATGTTATCAGCTGCTGCGTTCAGTATCTCCTCAGATAGAG GATGGCAGCACAAATAGTAGCCCCGTCTTCTCCTCGACTGAGAACAGCTTCGATAAGAGCAAACTCGTG AACTCCAGCCAGTCAAGTCTGGACGACAGCTTCGACCAATTCGATGGCTCCGAGTCACAATCTTTACAGGACCAGCCTCTGCACAGACCGCACAGAG AGGCAGTGCCTAACGGGAATGGCCCGACTTTTAGGAGCCTACACATGCAGCAGAGCGATAGCTCGTCCTCAGAGGAGCTGTCAGTATCAG GTGCAGGTGGATCGTGGGTTTGGAGCGTGACAGAAAAGGCCAAGTCCCTGCTGGTTCAGAGAGAGGCCAGCACCCTCAACACTCTACTCTTTGTTTACTTGATTTT ggttgtgctgctgctgctgtcttccGGCTACATTGGGTTACGTATCGTGGCCCTGGAGGAACAGCTGACATCCCTAGGGGCGCTGCCTGAGTTCACTTTACAGAGCGG GTACCAAGACACATAA
- the si:zfos-943e10.1 gene encoding GRAM domain-containing protein 2B isoform X4 codes for MPTVSRYMTFRSSKRLKITSYPVESSGGGLPAKVKKSRSSSSNGSVKKVETRKALSLEAAQLEIQKQHKTITRQVSIRSQTFDVDSRGFERTEGSGTQSSFTKHNKTFHMLFPDIPKSEDLIHAYICALQKEVPYHGRLYITDTNACFYSSVLLKDTKVVIPVYCIHIVKKQNTALLVPNALSIRTTEGDKYLFVSLRNRESCYQLLRSVSPQIEDGSTNSSPVFSSTENSFDKSKLVNSSQSSLDDSFDQFDGSESQSLQDQPLHRPHREAVPNGNGPTFRSLHMQQSDSSSSEELSVSGAGGSWVWSVTEKAKSLLVQREASTLNTLLFVYLILVVLLLLSSGYIGLRIVALEEQLTSLGALPEFTLQSGYQDT; via the exons ATGCCTACTGTCAGTAGGTATATGACTTTTCGTTCATCAAAGCGATTAAAAATTACCAG CTACCCAGTAGAGAGCAGTGGTGGCGGGCTGCCAGCCAAAGTGAAGAAAAGCAGGAGCAGCTCAAGCAATGGCAGCGTCAAGAAGGTGGAGACCAGGAAAGCCTTGAGCCTGGAGGCGGCCCAGCTGGAGATCCAGAAACAGCACAAAACCATCACCAGACAAGTATCCATCAG GTCGCAGACATTCGACGTTGACAGCAGAGGCTTTGAGAGGACGGAGGGCTCCGGCACACAAAGT agTTTCACAAAGCACAACAAGACATTCCACATGTTGTTTCCAGACATTCCTAAGAGTGAAGACTTGATACACG cATACATCTGTGCCCTGCAGAAGGAAGTGCCCTATCATGGTCGACTGTACATCACTGACACCAATGCCTGTTTCTACTCCTCAGTTCTGCTCAAGGACACTAAG GTAGTTATTCCAGTTTACTGCATCCACATAGTGAAGAAGCAGAACACAGCTTTACTGGTACCCAACGCCTTGTCGATTCGCACCACAGAAGGAGACAAG TACCTGTTTGTGTCGCTGCGGAACAGAGAATCATGTTATCAGCTGCTGCGTTCAGTATCTCCTCAGATAGAG GATGGCAGCACAAATAGTAGCCCCGTCTTCTCCTCGACTGAGAACAGCTTCGATAAGAGCAAACTCGTG AACTCCAGCCAGTCAAGTCTGGACGACAGCTTCGACCAATTCGATGGCTCCGAGTCACAATCTTTACAGGACCAGCCTCTGCACAGACCGCACAGAG AGGCAGTGCCTAACGGGAATGGCCCGACTTTTAGGAGCCTACACATGCAGCAGAGCGATAGCTCGTCCTCAGAGGAGCTGTCAGTATCAG GTGCAGGTGGATCGTGGGTTTGGAGCGTGACAGAAAAGGCCAAGTCCCTGCTGGTTCAGAGAGAGGCCAGCACCCTCAACACTCTACTCTTTGTTTACTTGATTTT ggttgtgctgctgctgctgtcttccGGCTACATTGGGTTACGTATCGTGGCCCTGGAGGAACAGCTGACATCCCTAGGGGCGCTGCCTGAGTTCACTTTACAGAGCGG GTACCAAGACACATAA
- the si:zfos-943e10.1 gene encoding GRAM domain-containing protein 2B isoform X3 gives MPTVSRYMTFRSSKRLKITSSYPVESSGGGLPAKVKKSRSSSSNGSVKKVETRKALSLEAAQLEIQKQHKTITRQVSIRSQTFDVDSRGFERTEGSGTQSSFTKHNKTFHMLFPDIPKSEDLIHAYICALQKEVPYHGRLYITDTNACFYSSVLLKDTKVVIPVYCIHIVKKQNTALLVPNALSIRTTEGDKYLFVSLRNRESCYQLLRSVSPQIEDGSTNSSPVFSSTENSFDKSKLVNSSQSSLDDSFDQFDGSESQSLQDQPLHRPHREAVPNGNGPTFRSLHMQQSDSSSSEELSVSGAGGSWVWSVTEKAKSLLVQREASTLNTLLFVYLILVVLLLLSSGYIGLRIVALEEQLTSLGALPEFTLQSGYQDT, from the exons ATGCCTACTGTCAGTAGGTATATGACTTTTCGTTCATCAAAGCGATTAAAAATTACCAG CAGCTACCCAGTAGAGAGCAGTGGTGGCGGGCTGCCAGCCAAAGTGAAGAAAAGCAGGAGCAGCTCAAGCAATGGCAGCGTCAAGAAGGTGGAGACCAGGAAAGCCTTGAGCCTGGAGGCGGCCCAGCTGGAGATCCAGAAACAGCACAAAACCATCACCAGACAAGTATCCATCAG GTCGCAGACATTCGACGTTGACAGCAGAGGCTTTGAGAGGACGGAGGGCTCCGGCACACAAAGT agTTTCACAAAGCACAACAAGACATTCCACATGTTGTTTCCAGACATTCCTAAGAGTGAAGACTTGATACACG cATACATCTGTGCCCTGCAGAAGGAAGTGCCCTATCATGGTCGACTGTACATCACTGACACCAATGCCTGTTTCTACTCCTCAGTTCTGCTCAAGGACACTAAG GTAGTTATTCCAGTTTACTGCATCCACATAGTGAAGAAGCAGAACACAGCTTTACTGGTACCCAACGCCTTGTCGATTCGCACCACAGAAGGAGACAAG TACCTGTTTGTGTCGCTGCGGAACAGAGAATCATGTTATCAGCTGCTGCGTTCAGTATCTCCTCAGATAGAG GATGGCAGCACAAATAGTAGCCCCGTCTTCTCCTCGACTGAGAACAGCTTCGATAAGAGCAAACTCGTG AACTCCAGCCAGTCAAGTCTGGACGACAGCTTCGACCAATTCGATGGCTCCGAGTCACAATCTTTACAGGACCAGCCTCTGCACAGACCGCACAGAG AGGCAGTGCCTAACGGGAATGGCCCGACTTTTAGGAGCCTACACATGCAGCAGAGCGATAGCTCGTCCTCAGAGGAGCTGTCAGTATCAG GTGCAGGTGGATCGTGGGTTTGGAGCGTGACAGAAAAGGCCAAGTCCCTGCTGGTTCAGAGAGAGGCCAGCACCCTCAACACTCTACTCTTTGTTTACTTGATTTT ggttgtgctgctgctgctgtcttccGGCTACATTGGGTTACGTATCGTGGCCCTGGAGGAACAGCTGACATCCCTAGGGGCGCTGCCTGAGTTCACTTTACAGAGCGG GTACCAAGACACATAA